One Eremothecium cymbalariae DBVPG#7215 chromosome 2, complete sequence DNA window includes the following coding sequences:
- a CDS encoding uncharacterized protein (similar to Ashbya gossypii AEL016C), with protein sequence MTSSEANSATPLNSISLNVQRQSNIQDKSMPHHSIANNIVKHVKITINNHDVLPGEEDDDEDDEDNKDEEGFTTDVAKVEKNESRSISSQSTSSSGTDGTDIVKLGRSKDSPTLTSKKLVALFIGDLDEKVTEKNLRDTFNKFDSFVSAKICIDSNTKKSLGYGYLNFSNEEDAERVIEEFNYIPIFGREVRIMPSLRNSFYRKNIGTNVFFSNLPLENLALTTRVFYDAFKKYGKILSCKLDRRKNIGFVYFEKDSSAKQAIAEYNGKQFYGNNILCGIHFDRNVRKSPEFEKRKARLEDMTLVKESLVMDNNQEIPSGSKMKGPHPNAVFIKNLPLNSDSDLLLDYFSQIGPVKSIFTSNVSKLNSAWAFITFKKGSDAQDAIDSLNHSQLLGRTIELSRAQKNFQSDIDAANAGTGNTGGSIKSADSEGSSSQHNSSYKLTVYLSSLSSICSEQFLQCFCAEERIKTKRISIRFYDEDTLTFSGFVQCQTRNDANRLFELLNDKLLGDSTVKASWKPSKEAKPINTAVTTVPTASHLKLQQSHKKATTPVNIRREPYIYRAPAPEYRGYNPLKNKLLQQQVLMAPMNVKAVVKDPNAKETLVALKKEVRRYIDFLKFPLATREQNLSIISKYILEVFYQNRVEAITRVLLMKQNHNYFERQFQEQVEESIAQLGLEGR encoded by the coding sequence ATGACATCATCTGAGGCCAATTCTGCGACTCCGTTGAACtcaatttctttgaatgTTCAGCGGCAGTCTAACATTCAAGATAAATCCATGCCTCATCACAGTATTGCCAACAATATTGTAAAGCATGTTAAAATCACTATCAATAACCATGATGTATTGCCAggtgaagaagatgatgacgaagacgatgaagacAATAAGGATGAGGAAGGGTTTACGACTGACGTTGCCAAAGTCGAAAAAAACGAAAGCAGATCTATTTCATCTCAATCGACAAGTTCTTCAGGTACCGATGGAACTGACATTGTCAAGTTAGGCAGATCGAAGGACTCTCCAACATTAACTAGCAAAAAATTGGTAGCATTATTCATTGGTGACTTGGATGAAAAAGTCACTGAAAAGAATCTAAGGGATACATTCAACAAGTTTGACTCTTTTGTCTCTGCTAAGATTTGCATTGATTCCAATACCAAAAAGTCACTTGGATATGGCTActtgaatttttcaaatgaaGAGGATGCTGAGAGGGTTATCGAAGAGTTTAACtatattccaatttttGGCAGAGAGGTGAGGATTATGCCCTCGTTGAGAAATTCTTTCTACCgtaaaaatattggtacgaatgttttcttttctaaTTTACCCTTGGAGAACTTGGCGCTAACAACAAGAGTATTCTATGATGCGTTTAAAAAGTATGGCAAGATTCTCTCGTGTAAATTAGATAGGagaaaaaatattggatTTGTTTACTTTGAGAAGGATTCTTCAGCTAAGCAGGCAATTGCAGAATATAATGGGAAGCAATTCTATGGTAATAACATTTTGTGTGGTATCCATTTTGATAGAAACGTTAGAAAGTCAcctgaatttgaaaagagaaagGCAAGATTAGAGGATATGACGCTAGTAAAGGAGAGCCTAGTCATGGATAATAATCAAGAAATCCCTTCCGGTTCCAAAATGAAGGGTCCTCATCCAAATGCTGTCTTCATAAAGAATTTGCCATTGAACTCGGATTCAGATTTATTACTAGACTATTTTTCTCAAATTGGTCCCGTGAAGTCTATTTTCACGTCCAATGTTTCGAAACTAAATTCTGCATGGGCTTTCATTACATTTAAGAAAGGAAGCGATGCACAAGATGCTATTGATAGTTTAAACCATAGTCAATTATTAGGCAGGACCATTGAACTATCTAGGGCACAAAAAAACTTTCAATCTGACATTGATGCAGCTAACGCAGGAACTGGAAACACTGGTGGTTCAATTAAATCTGCAGACTCTGAAGGAAGCTCATCACAACACAATTCATCTTACAAGCTAACAGTATATCTAAGCAGTTTGAGTTCTATCTGTAGCGAGCAATTTTTACAATGTTTCTGTGCGGAGGAAAGAATCAAGACTAAGAGAATATCCATTCGTTTCTATGACGAGGACACTCTGACTTTCTCCGGATTTGTTCAGTGTCAGACGAGAAACGACGCCAATAGATTATTcgaattattaaatgataAGTTGCTAGGCGACTCAACTGTGAAAGCTTCATGGAAACCGTCCAAAGAAGCTAAACCCATCAATACCGCAGTCACTACCGTTCCAACGGCCTCTCATTTAAAGTTACAACAAAGTCATAAAAAGGCAACAACTCCGGTTAACATCCGTAGAGAACCATACATCTACAGAGCTCCTGCTCCAGAATATAGAGGCTATAACCCtctgaaaaataaattgcTACAGCAGCAAGTATTGATGGCTCCGATGAATGTAAAAGCAGTCGTTAAAGACCCAAATGCAAAGGAAACTTTGGTAGCCTTAAAAAAGGAAGTGAGAAGATACATTGACTTCTTGAAATTCCCATTGGCTACGAGAGAGCAGAATCTAAGCATAATAAGCAAGTATATTCTAGAAGTCTTCTATCAGAATAGGGTTGAAGCCATCACAAGGGTGCTATTAATGAAACAAAACCACAACTACTTTGAGAGACAATTCCAAGAGCAGGTGGAAGAATCAATTGCTCAATTGGGGCTAGAAGGGAGGTAG
- the SAT4 gene encoding serine/threonine protein kinase SAT4 (similar to Ashbya gossypii AER195C), with amino-acid sequence MGSGSTVSVPKAHKPKKYGLPSKFGKLFGGHSSSSKSSPTPKELRNSSSVNSSVTLSLSQSSHSDASSSCSSSSSSKSIAWPVSPPMSLGCGGTAVGSKRVATNGIVMDDRNSVASSTSHSDSIASIRVVSPNNSNRSSPIQGLTPSASVPNPAAPLGRFVVHEEGHHEHILKNTKRQEKLSSMIKNMLGAQKLRGEAKSAVPDILLGTTGNSKKPGNAASSGDLPTLFSGLMKQFSAVDSTDPFSGATQGPKNCHYPQANNGENDGKEYDVAPTKDFPSFAEKYGRCQEVIGKGAFGVVRICHKKGFNGEETLYAVKEFKKRPSENPEKYSRRLTSEFCISSSLKHPNIIETLDLFQDAKGDYCEVMEYCSGGDLFTLIIAAGKLEYMEADCFFKQMIRGVVYMHDMGVCHRDLKPENLILTSKGLLKITDFGNGECFRMAWEKDIHLSGGVCGSSPYIAPEEYTHEEFDPRPVDIWACGTIYMAMRTGRQLWRTAQKEDEFYARYLKGRKDEGGYEPIEQLKRARCRNVIYSILDPVPSRRINGRQILNSEWGREIKCCTDGALLK; translated from the coding sequence ATGGGTTCTGGTTCTACTGTTTCTGTTCCCAAGGCACATAAGCCTAAGAAATATGGTCTGCcttcaaaatttggaaaGCTATTTGGTGGTCACTCTTCGTCCTCAAAGTCGTCTCCTACTCCCAAGGAACTACGAAATTCCTCTTCTGTGAATTCGTCGGTTACACTTTCATTATCGCAATCTTCACATTCAGACGCCTCCTCCTCCtgttcctcttcttcttcatcgaAGTCGATAGCATGGCCTGTTTCGCCTCCGATGTCGTTGGGATGTGGCGGTACTGCTGTTGGTTCGAAGCGGGTTGCTACTAATGGAATAGTAATGGACGATCGCAATTCGGTTGCTTCTTCTACTTCGCATTCTGATTCTATTGCCAGCATCCGAGTGGTGAGTCCAAATAACTCGAATAGGTCGTCACCTATTCAGGGGTTGACGCCCTCTGCGTCCGTGCCAAACCCTGCTGCCCCATTGGGTCGATTTGTGGTTCACGAGGAAGGTCATCATGAACACATATTGAAGAACACAAAACGGCAAGAAAAGCTATCTTCGATGATTAAGAACATGTTGGGGGCTCAAAAACTACGAGGAGAGGCAAAATCAGCTGTTCCGGACATCCTCCTGGGTACCACGGGGAATTCGAAAAAGCCTGGCAATGCTGCGAGTAGTGGTGACCTACCGACGTTGTTCTCGGGATTAATGAAACAATTTAGCGCTGTGGATTCTACTGATCCGTTTAGCGGAGCCACTCAAGGCCCTAAGAATTGCCATTATCCGCAAGCAAATAATGGAGAAAACGACGGAAAGGAGTATGACGTTGCGCCAACAAAGGATTTTCCCTCGTTTGCCGAGAAGTACGGACGTTGCCAGGAGGTAATTGGCAAGGGGGCATTTGGAGTTGTAAGAATTTGCCACAAGAAGGGTTTCAATGGAGAGGAGACTTTGTATGCAgttaaagaattcaaaaagaGACCATCAGAGAACCCAGAAAAGTATTCTCGTAGATTAACATCCGaattttgtatttcttCCTCTTTGAAGCACCCAAACATCATTGAAACACTTGATTTATTCCAAGATGCAAAAGGTGATTATTGCGAGGTCATGGAATATTGTTCCGGTGGAGACTTGTTCACGTTAATTATCGCAGCTGGAAAATTGGAATACATGGAGGCGGATTGTTTCTTCAAGCAAATGATTCGGGGCGTTGTGTACATGCATGACATGGGTGTTTGCCATAGGGATTTAAAACCAGAAAACTTGattttaacttcaaaagGGTTGCTTAAAATTACTGACTTTGGCAATGGGGAGTGTTTTCGGATGGCCTGGGAGAAGGACATACATCTAAGTGGCGGTGTTTGTGGATCAAGTCCCTATATTGCCCCAGAGGAATATACCCATGAGGAATTTGACCCCCGCCCAGTGGATATATGGGCATGTGGTACTATTTATATGGCTATGCGGACTGGCAGGCAGCTCTGGAGAACTGCTCAAAAGGAGGATGAATTTTACGCACGGTATTTAAAGGGAAGGAAAGACGAAGGTGGCTATGAACCAATTGAACAGTTGAAACGAGCAAGATGTAGAAATGTCATATATTCAATCTTGGATCCTGTACCGAGCAGAAGGATTAACGGACGCCAAATCTTGAATAGTGAATGGGGTAGGGAAATCAAATGCTGTACTGATGGTGCCCTTTTAAAATGA
- the ARG4 gene encoding argininosuccinate lyase ARG4 (similar to Ashbya gossypii AEL019W) → MSTKKQKLWGGRFTGKTDPLMHFYNASLPYDSKMCKADLLGTKVYTEGLHKIGLLDVEELSLIHKGLLEIESEWSSGKFEEHPDDEDIHTANERRLGELIGTAVAGKVHTGRSRNDQVATDMRIYCREILNEKILPAVSSFIRVLINRAREEVDVLMPGYTHLQRAQPIRWSHWLSCYATYFTEDYNRLRQVVERLNQSPLGAGALAGHPYGIDRKYLAEQLGFNGIIGNSLVAVSDRDFVIEIMFWGSLFMNHISRFAEDLIIYSTAEFGFINLADAYSTGSSLMPQKKNPDSLELLRGKSGRVFGQLSGFLMTCNSIPSTYNKDLQEDKEPLFDCLTTVEHSCLIATGVISTLSVNEQAMRKALTVDMLATDLADYLVMKGIPFRETHHISGQCVALAEKLQLSGIDKLTLEQYKAIDARFESDVFDIYDFEKSVEKRNAIGGTAKVAVLRQLDNIESELNNIQLKLL, encoded by the coding sequence ATGTCAACCaaaaaacagaaactatGGGGTGGCAGGTTTACGGGGAAGACCGATCCATTAATGCATTTTTATAATGCTTCCCTTCCTTATGACTCTAAAATGTGCAAGGCTGATTTATTAGGAACTAAGGTGTATACCGAAGGGTTGCATAAAATAGGCTTATTAGATGTTGAGGAGCTGTCACTAATTCACAAAGGATTGCTGGAAATTGAATCTGAATGGAGCAGCGGTAAGTTTGAGGAACAtccagatgatgaggatataCACACTGCCAATGAAAGAAGATTGGGCGAACTTATCGGCACGGCTGTGGCAGGGAAGGTGCATACAGGGAGATCGCGCAATGATCAAGTAGCTACTGATATGAGAATCTACTGTAGGGAAATATTGAACGAAAAGATCTTACCTGCAGTTTCTAGTTTTATTAGAGTGCTGATTAATAGGGCTAGAGAAGAGGTCGATGTCCTAATGCCTGGATATACCCATTTACAAAGAGCACAACCGATTAGATGGTCGCATTGGTTGTCGTGTTACGCAACGTACTTTACGGAAGATTATAACAGACTCAGGCAAGTTGTGGAGAGGCTGAACCAGTCACCTTTGGGTGCTGGTGCTCTCGCAGGTCATCCTTATGGGATTGATAGAAAATATCTTGCTGAACAACTCGGTTTCAACGGTATTATTGGAAATTCGTTGGTAGCTGTGTCTGATCGCGACTTTGTTATTGAAATTATGTTTTGGGGCTCTCTATTCATGAATCATATATCTAGATTTGCCGAAGATTTGATTATTTATTCGACTGCCGAATTTGGCTTTATTAATTTAGCAGATGCTTATTCAACGGGCTCATCTTTGATGCcacaaaagaaaaatccTGATTCCTTAGAATTATTACGAGGGAAATCTGGAAGAGTGTTTGGTCAGTTGTCTGGGTTTCTAATGACCTGTAATTCGATCCCATCTACTTATAATAAGGATCTGCAAGAGGATAAAGAGCCATTATTTGATTGTTTAACCACAGTTGAGCACTCATGTTTGATCGCTACCGGCGTTATTTCAACGTTGTCTGTAAACGAGCAGGCCATGCGCAAGGCTTTAACAGTTGATATGTTGGCAACTGATTTAGCGGATTATTTAGTGATGAAGGGTATTCCTTTTAGAGAAACTCACCACATATCTGGGCAATGCGTTGCGTTAGCAGAAAAACTGCAACTATCTGGTATCGACAAGTTGACTTTAGAGCAGTATAAAGCTATTGATGCCAGGTTTGAGTCCGATGTTTTCGATATCTATGATTTTGAGAAGTCGGTAGAAAAGCGGAATGCTATTGGTGGTACTGCAAAAGTGGCTGTATTGAGACAGTTGGATAATATAGAGTCAGAgcttaataatatacaattaAAACTATTATAA
- the YSC83 gene encoding Ysc83p (similar to Ashbya gossypii AEL018C), with protein sequence MSDWWLNACFDAYDKARQTIEEVGVSAAESASYVYAFTKDAWKEIAIKGNKGNGEGVMDVDRVIRELSGTAAPDAFERYHGFVFEKVVGISQNRVVRFGLGVTALGVLLFAVNKFVIPELGTHIENDREVVLVVGEMSDPITRSLVYDLYRRGFIVFICTTKQNKHQGLEEEEYEKVPSPWDKEDGLFHITSSTECLSQFMEFLQQENKHLRGILVVPNVCFYTSGIFTNITSAQLSDEFGVNFVNIWRVITNLLPQFNNAYRDKLQVIIFNPSLSKNLNIQYHSLEFLISSMMETLYNVMKNECGHLADVYQCHLGILNVAGNASNYKYLTINGEHITTSLCEPIYELLISKGHIWFRFKRWVLGSVLYCGKGSRIACWFKNLAPVWLLELL encoded by the coding sequence ATGTCAGATTGGTGGTTAAATGCTTGCTTTGATGCTTACGACAAGGCCAGGCAGACGATAGAGGAAGTAGGAGTAAGTGCAGCGGAGTCCGCTAGTTATGTTTATGCATTTACGAAAGATGCATGGAAGGAGATCGCTATTAAGGGGAATAAAGGAAATGGAGAAGGGGTAATGGATGTAGACAGAGTCATCAGAGAATTGAGTGGAACGGCGGCTCCGGATGCATTTGAGAGGTATCATGGTTTCGTGTTTGAGAAGGTTGTTGGTATTTCTCAAAATCGGGTTGTTAGATTTGGGCTTGGGGTCACAGCTTTGGgggttttattatttgctGTGAATAAGTTTGTTATCCCCGAGTTAGGTACGCACATCGAGAATGATAGAGAAGTGGTACTTGTAGTTGGAGAGATGTCAGACCCTATTACGAGATCTTTGGTTTACGATTTATATAGACGGGGATTTATTGTGTTTATTTGTACTACCAAGCAGAATAAGCACCAAGGTttagaggaggaggagtaTGAAAAAGTTCCTTCTCCATGGGATAAAGAAGATGGATTGTTCCATATAACTTCTTCTACAGAATGCCTATCGCAATTTATGGAATTTTTGCAGCAGGAAAACAAGCATTTAAGGGGTATTCTTGTGGTTCCTAATGTATGTTTTTATACATCTGGTATATTTACTAACATAACCTCGGCCCAATTGAGCGATGAGTTTGGTGTTAACTTTGTCAATATTTGGAGGGTTATAACCAACCTGTTACCCCAGTTCAATAATGCTTACAGAGACAAGCTGCAGgttattatatttaatcCCTCGTTGTCgaaaaatttgaatattcAATACCACTCCTTAGAATTCcttatttcttcaatgatGGAAACTTTGTATAATGTCATGAAGAATGAGTGTGGGCATCTTGCGGATGTCTACCAGTGTCATTTGGGTATTTTGAATGTGGCAGGCAATGCATCGaattataaatatttgacaATTAACGGTGAACATATAACTACTTCATTATGCGAACCGATCTATGAGTTGTTGATATCAAAAGGTCATATCTGGTTCCGTTTTAAGAGGTGGGTTCTAGGCAGTGTGTTGTACTGTGGGAAAGGATCCCGGATAGCGTGTTGGTTTAAAAATTTAGCTCCCGTCTGGTTATTGGAACTCCTTTGA
- the DED81 gene encoding asparagine--tRNA ligase DED81 (similar to Ashbya gossypii AEL020W) — protein MSVYINDSSGKDDISVSGTKEEPFKSGAFALFVNQTGSEPKLLVYKKDEDTDGGYVEISASALKKARKGAEGLKKKAAKQEDQDKKKKEQDAKDVAKRLELMNITIKEDLSLPKARSMKIGRCYSAVDERVKVCGWIHRLRLSKSVGFVVLRDGTGYLQAVLSGDLAKAYQTGTLTLESTVKLYGTVRKLPDGKTAPGGVELDVDYYEIVGLAPAGDDAFTNRVQEGADPSLLLDQRHLMLRGETLSAVMKVRAALLKAFRRVFDEEGLTEVTPPCMVQTQVEGGSTLFKLDYYGEEAFLTQSSQLYLETCLSSLGDVYCIQESFRAEKSHTRRHLSEYTHIEGELAFLDFEDLLTHIERLITSTVQYVLEDSVAGPLIKQLNPDFKAPQMPFMRLEYKDAITWLNEHGIKNEENEEFKFGDDIAEAAERKMTDTIGVPILLTKFPVAIKSFYMKRCADDPRVTESVDVLMPTVGEITGGSMRIESTEELMAGFTREGIDASAYYWFVDQRRYGTCPHGGYGIGTERILAWLCDRFTVRDCSLYPRFSGRCKP, from the coding sequence ATGTCGGTGTATATCAACGATTCGAGTGGTAAGGATGATATCTCTGTGAGTGGTACAAAAGAAGAGCCATTTAAAAGCGGTGCTTTTGCGTTGTTTGTGAACCAGACTGGTAGCGAACCAAAACTGCTAGTGTATAAGAAGGATGAGGATACGGATGGTGGTTATGTTGAAATTAGTGCTTCTGCTCTGAAGAAAGCACGGAAGGGTGCTGAAgggttgaagaagaaagcagCTAAGCAGGAGGATCaggataaaaagaaaaaggagCAGGATGCAAAGGATGTGGCGAAGAGGTTGGAGTTGATGAATATTACGATTAAGGAGGATTTGTCTTTGCCGAAGGCACGTAGTATGAAGATTGGGAGGTGTTATAGTGCTGTTGATGAGAGGGTCAAGGTTTGTGGTTGGATTCATAGGTTACGTTTGAGCAAGTCTGTTGGGTTTGTTGTTCTAAGAGACGGAACCGGCTATCTGCAGGCTGTTCTGTCTGGTGACCTGGCCAAAGCGTACCAAACCGGCACGCTTACATTAGAATCTACTGTGAAGTTGTATGGTACAGTAAGAAAGTTGCCAGATGGCAAGACTGCACCAGGTGGTGTCGAATTGGATGTTGATTATTACGAAATAGTTGGATTAGCTCCGGCTGGTGACGATGCATTTACTAATAGAGTGCAGGAGGGCGCCGATCCGTCTCTGTTATTAGACCAAAGACATTTAATGTTGAGAGGTGAGACTTTATCTGCTGTGATGAAGGTCCGTGCTGCTTTGTTGAAAGCTTTCCGTCGCGTATTTGATGAGGAAGGCCTAACTGAGGTCACACCACCATGCATGGTTCAAACCCAGGTTGAAGGCGGTTCTACATTGTTTAAATTGGACTACTATGGCGAGGAGGCATTTTTGACTCAATCTTCTCAGTTATACTTGGAGACTTGTTTGTCTTCTTTAGGAGATGTTTATTGTATCCAAGAGTCATTCCGTGCAGAGAAGTCTCACACAAGAAGGCACTTGTCTGAATACACCCACATCGAGGGAGAATTGGCATTCCTAGACTTTGAGGATTTGTTGACACATATTGAACGTCTCATTACAAGTACTGTACAATATGTATTAGAGGACAGTGTTGCTGGTCCACTAATTAAGCAGTTGAACCCAGACTTCAAGGCACCTCAAATGCCATTCATGAGATTGGAATACAAGGATGCCATAACTTGGTTGAATGAACATGGTATCAAGAATGAGGAAAACGAAGAGTTCAAGTTCGGCGATGATATTGCTGAAGCAGCCGAAAGGAAGATGACTGATACCATCGGTGTTCCAATTCTATTGACTAAATTCCCAGTTGCCATTAAGTCCTTTTACATGAAACGTTGTGCTGATGATCCTCGTGTTACGGAGTCTGTTGACGTGCTAATGCCAACTGTCGGTGAGATCACTGGTGGTTCCATGAGAATAGAGTCTACTGAAGAGTTAATGGCTGGATTTACACGTGAAGGTATTGACGCCTCGGCCTATTACTGGTTCGTTGACCAACGTAGATATGGTACTTGTCCTCATGGTGGATACGGTATCGGCACTGAACGTATATTGGCATGGTTATGTGATAGATTTACTGTTAGAGACTGTTCCTTATATCCACGCTTCTCTGGAAGATGTAAACCATAA
- a CDS encoding SYLF and SH3 domain-containing protein (similar to Ashbya gossypii AEL017W 1-intron) has translation MGINNPVPRSLKNETKKAAKVLASFVKPNQVLGTDEVIPPHILKNAKGLAIITVLKAGFLFSGRAGSGVIVARLPDGGWSPPSAIAMAGAGAGGMVGVELTDFVFILNTADAVKSFSQAGSITLGGNISVAAGPLGRNAEAAATASLSGVAAIFSYSKTKGLFAGVSVEGSIIIERRDANRKFYGASCTTKAILSGLVNAPPSVDPLFRVLRARAFNPRKPDGASVDGTDSYTEDYYGDVPSNFESNDQESSSADRRQRGLRSTSNYHSGSRDNYREYDDYGLPTNRNASGRNNSPGYDGYLDDDDSSDYFTRGTTSTRIKNNSGSRQKASSRGVDDEYSADISALSGRFQNSSKPNDSIAPSRPTSEKPDFGLLNTGSKGSHSASIRDRPSSGTPKAVALYTFKGEQDGDLPFRTGDVIAILKKSNSQDDWWTGRVNGQEGIFPANYVELV, from the exons ATGGGTATCAATAATCCCGTTCCAAGATCGTTAAAAAATGAGACTAA GAAGGCAGCTAAGGTGTTAGCGTCGTTTGTTAAGCCTAACCAGGTGCTTGGGACCGATGAGGTGATTCCACCTCATATTCTCAAAAATGCCAAGGGGCTTGCTATTATAACTGTTCTAAAGGCAGGGTTTTTGTTCAGTGGTAGGGCTGGTTCCGGAGTGATTGTTGCTAGGCTTCCAGATGGTGGGTGGAGTCCACCGTCAGCGATTGCTATGGCAGGAGCGGGGGCAGGTGGTATGGTTGGTGTCGAGTTGACCGactttgtttttattttgaatacaGCCGATGCGGTCAAGTCGTTTTCGCAAGCTGGGTCTATTACTTTAGGTGGTAATATTTCTGTTGCTGCAGGGCCTCTGGGGAGGAATGCTGAAGCTGCGGCCACTGCATCCTTAAGTGGTGTTGCGGCTATATTTTCATACTCTAAGACTAAAGGTTTATTTGCGGGGGTATCCGTCGAAGGTTCTATAATAATAGAACGAAGGGATGCTAACCGAAAGTTCTACGGTGCTTCTTGTACCACTAAAGCGATACTTTCTGGTCTCGTCAATGCTCCTCCGAGTGTTGATCCGCTATTCCGAGTACTTCGAGCGCGAGCATTTAATCCACGGAAGCCTGACGGTGCCTCTGTTGATGGTACCGACAGCTACACTGAAGACTACTATGGTGATGTTCCATCAAACTTTGAATCGAATGATCAGGAATCTTCGAGCGCTGACAGAAGACAAAGAGGACTTAGAAGTACTTCCAACTACCATTCTGGTAGTCGTGACAATTATCGTGAGTATGACGATTATGGGTTACCTACAAATCGTAATGCCTCTGGTAGAAATAATAGCCCAGGCTATGACGGatatttggatgatgaCGATAGCAGTGACTACTTTACTAGGGGAACTACTTCAACTAggattaaaaataattcagGTTCTCGCCAAAAGGCTTCATCTAGGGGGGTTGATGACGAATACAGCGCCGATATAAGTGCATTATCGGGAAGGTTTCAGAACTCTAGTAAACCCAACGATTCAATCGCACCATCTAGGCCAACCTCAGAGAAACCAGATTTTGGTCTACTAAATACAGGAAGTAAAGGATCACACTCGGCCTCTATTCGTGACCGTCCTTCTTCTGGAACTCCAAAAGCAGTAGCATTATATACCTTCAAAGGAGAACAAGATGGTGATTTACCATTTAGAACTGGTGATGTTATCgcaatattgaaaaagtcTAATTCCCAAGATGATTGGTGGACAGGTAGGGTCAATGGTCAAGAAGGTATATTTCCTGCTAACTACGTCGAACTTGTTTAA